A single region of the Leptospira fainei serovar Hurstbridge str. BUT 6 genome encodes:
- a CDS encoding nitrate/nitrite transporter: MQKLQQFLRAGHFPTLVSSFLYFDFSFMIWMLLAALGIFLSEEFGLGPAQKGLMVSIPLLGGTLLRIPMGLLSDRFGSKKVALSGMAVTMIPLVWGWQAAQSIPEIVCIGLLLGVAGASFAVALPLASRWYPAKYQGLVMGIAGAGNSGSVLATLFAPSLAKAYGWHSVFGLAIIPMSIVFIFFLFTAKDCPGTVNRKGILEYFTPIKSRDAVTFCLLYSVTFGGFVGIASFLPIFFYDQYGIEKVTTGLYTSYCIIGASMLRPVGGYLSDKFGGVNVLSLVLLTLSVILIGISYLFPVNITLPLFIGLMACLGLGNGSVFQLVPLRFKKDIGVVTGFVGAFGGLGGFLVPNLLGSLKSVSGSFAAGFVVLAVVTISSAALVFFTNMLIWKKADSNQTELGLEGV; encoded by the coding sequence ATGCAAAAATTACAACAGTTCCTACGAGCAGGCCATTTCCCGACTTTGGTCAGTTCCTTTCTTTATTTCGATTTTAGCTTTATGATTTGGATGCTATTAGCGGCCTTGGGGATTTTTCTGTCGGAGGAATTCGGATTAGGCCCCGCGCAGAAAGGTTTGATGGTTTCCATTCCTTTATTAGGAGGAACTCTATTGAGAATTCCGATGGGTCTACTGTCCGATCGATTCGGTTCTAAAAAGGTAGCTCTTTCCGGTATGGCCGTCACGATGATCCCTCTCGTTTGGGGTTGGCAGGCCGCCCAATCGATTCCGGAAATCGTATGCATCGGTCTATTATTGGGAGTCGCAGGAGCAAGTTTTGCGGTCGCCCTCCCGCTCGCGAGTCGTTGGTACCCCGCTAAATATCAAGGTTTAGTAATGGGAATTGCCGGAGCCGGTAATAGCGGATCGGTCCTTGCGACTTTATTCGCTCCAAGTTTAGCCAAAGCTTACGGCTGGCATTCGGTCTTCGGCTTGGCAATAATACCCATGAGCATCGTGTTCATATTCTTTCTTTTTACGGCGAAGGACTGCCCAGGAACCGTCAATCGAAAAGGAATTCTGGAATATTTTACCCCTATCAAGTCCAGGGACGCCGTTACTTTCTGTTTATTATACAGTGTGACTTTCGGCGGCTTTGTAGGAATCGCGAGCTTTCTACCGATCTTCTTTTACGACCAGTACGGTATCGAAAAAGTTACCACTGGCCTTTACACCTCCTACTGCATTATCGGCGCAAGTATGCTCCGCCCTGTCGGCGGTTACTTATCCGATAAATTCGGCGGAGTAAACGTTCTCAGCCTAGTTCTCCTCACTCTAAGCGTAATATTGATCGGTATATCCTACCTTTTTCCGGTCAATATTACGCTTCCATTGTTTATCGGACTAATGGCTTGCTTAGGTTTAGGGAACGGCTCGGTCTTTCAACTCGTTCCGTTGCGCTTTAAAAAGGATATCGGAGTGGTAACGGGCTTTGTAGGAGCATTCGGCGGTTTAGGCGGATTCTTAGTTCCTAACTTACTCGGATCCTTAAAATCCGTTTCCGGTAGTTTTGCCGCCGGATTCGTAGTGCTAGCAGTAGTAACGATCTCTTCGGCAGCTTTGGTATTTTTTACCAACATGTTGATTTGGAAAAAAGCGGATTCGAATCAAACGGAACTCGGGCTTGAAGGAGTTTAA
- the nirB gene encoding nitrite reductase large subunit NirB produces the protein MNKRKLVIIGNGMVGHRFAEKLVEFGGADKFEITILGEEPRRAYDRVHLSEYFANRSVEDLYLCKADWYRANGIRLLLSEPAISIDIVRRIVSTSSGTELQFDELVFATGSAPFVPNFEGIDKKGIFVYRTIEDLEKILEYGKGIKRAAVLGGGLLGLEAAKALVDMGKDTHVVEFATRLMPRQLDEAASSILKQRIEELGVTIHLEKQTEKAIGEAALKELKFIDGGSLEIDMLVVSAGIRPRDELARKSGIITGERGGIIIDDELRTNVYGVYAIGEVALHRNFIYGLVAPGYEMAEALAYNLCSPHHTPKSYSGSDLSTKLKLIGVDVASFGDALGQAEHIPIVFKNPRSGVYKKLVISPDGKHLLGGILVGDVKAYGNLLSLYLNRMELPEEPETLIVGTVSSENLFGADSLPEEAKICSCNNVSKGDILRAIREKSCTDISSLKECSKAGTGCGGCIPQVNSILKTELKAQGKVITEHVCEHFKYSRQELFQIIKVKSLKSFTDVIKDSGKGNGCEICKPAVASILASVWNEPIIKHREIQDTNDKYLANIQKGGTYSIVPRIPGGEITPEKLIQIGEIAKKYDLYCKITGGQRIDLLGAKMDQLPEIWKDLVEKGFESGHAYGKAMRTVKSCVGSTWCRYGVQDSTAFAIRIEERYRGIRAPHKIKSAVSGCIRECAEARGKDFGVIATEKGWNLYVGGNGGVNPKHAILFAEDLDEDTCLRYIDRFLMFYIRTADRLMRTSTWLEQLEGGIDYLKDVIINDRLGINSQLEAEMESLVDTYICEWKDVVEDQEKQKKFKHFVNSPNSDSSVKFVEERGQKRPVSHRNLDLTPAK, from the coding sequence ATGAATAAACGGAAGTTAGTAATCATTGGGAACGGGATGGTCGGCCATCGCTTTGCGGAAAAGCTGGTCGAATTCGGCGGAGCGGATAAGTTCGAGATTACGATTCTCGGAGAAGAGCCGAGACGTGCTTACGATCGAGTACATCTTTCCGAATATTTTGCGAATCGATCGGTCGAAGATTTGTATTTATGCAAGGCGGATTGGTATCGGGCAAACGGAATAAGATTATTGCTTTCGGAACCGGCGATTTCCATAGACATCGTTCGACGAATTGTCAGCACTTCTTCAGGAACGGAACTGCAATTTGACGAACTCGTCTTTGCCACCGGATCGGCTCCGTTCGTTCCTAACTTCGAGGGGATCGACAAGAAAGGAATTTTCGTTTATAGAACCATCGAGGATTTGGAAAAAATTCTCGAATACGGCAAAGGAATTAAAAGAGCCGCGGTTTTAGGAGGCGGGTTGCTCGGATTAGAAGCTGCGAAAGCCCTGGTCGATATGGGAAAAGATACCCATGTGGTCGAGTTCGCAACCAGGTTGATGCCTAGACAATTGGACGAAGCTGCCTCATCCATATTAAAACAAAGAATCGAAGAACTTGGCGTTACGATCCATCTCGAAAAACAAACGGAAAAGGCAATCGGAGAAGCCGCTCTTAAAGAATTGAAGTTTATAGACGGCGGCTCTCTTGAAATCGACATGTTAGTGGTTTCCGCGGGTATTCGTCCGAGAGATGAACTTGCTCGCAAGTCCGGAATCATTACCGGCGAACGAGGAGGCATCATCATCGACGACGAGTTGAGAACGAACGTATATGGAGTCTATGCAATCGGAGAGGTGGCTTTACATAGGAACTTCATTTACGGGTTGGTGGCTCCGGGATATGAAATGGCGGAAGCATTAGCGTATAATCTTTGCAGTCCGCATCATACTCCCAAATCCTATTCAGGTTCGGATCTATCTACTAAACTAAAATTGATCGGAGTGGATGTCGCCTCGTTCGGAGACGCGCTAGGGCAAGCGGAACATATTCCTATCGTTTTTAAAAACCCGAGAAGCGGAGTATATAAGAAACTTGTAATTTCTCCGGACGGAAAGCACCTTCTAGGCGGAATTTTAGTCGGGGATGTAAAGGCTTACGGAAATCTTCTTTCTCTCTATCTAAACAGAATGGAATTACCGGAGGAACCCGAGACCTTAATCGTAGGCACCGTATCCTCCGAGAACCTTTTTGGCGCGGATTCATTACCTGAAGAAGCGAAGATATGCTCCTGCAATAACGTTTCAAAAGGGGATATTTTACGCGCGATTCGGGAGAAAAGCTGCACCGATATAAGCTCTCTGAAAGAATGTTCGAAAGCCGGGACCGGTTGCGGTGGATGTATTCCTCAAGTAAATTCGATTCTTAAGACGGAATTAAAAGCGCAAGGGAAAGTCATTACCGAGCATGTTTGCGAGCATTTTAAATATTCCCGTCAGGAACTATTCCAAATCATTAAAGTAAAAAGTCTAAAATCGTTTACGGACGTAATTAAAGACTCAGGCAAAGGGAACGGTTGCGAAATATGCAAGCCTGCCGTAGCGTCCATTCTTGCAAGCGTCTGGAACGAACCCATAATAAAACACAGGGAAATCCAAGACACTAACGACAAATATCTCGCGAACATCCAAAAGGGAGGAACCTACTCTATCGTCCCGAGGATTCCCGGCGGTGAAATCACTCCTGAAAAATTAATCCAAATCGGAGAGATCGCAAAGAAATACGATCTATATTGCAAAATAACCGGCGGACAAAGGATCGATCTACTCGGAGCCAAAATGGATCAACTTCCGGAGATCTGGAAGGACCTCGTTGAAAAAGGTTTTGAAAGCGGACACGCTTATGGCAAAGCGATGCGAACCGTGAAAAGTTGCGTCGGTTCCACATGGTGTCGATACGGCGTTCAGGATAGTACTGCGTTCGCGATAAGAATAGAAGAGAGGTATCGGGGAATTCGAGCACCCCACAAAATTAAGTCCGCAGTTTCAGGATGTATCCGTGAATGCGCGGAAGCTAGAGGCAAAGATTTCGGGGTCATTGCGACCGAGAAAGGTTGGAATCTATACGTCGGCGGAAACGGCGGAGTAAACCCGAAGCACGCAATTCTATTTGCGGAAGATTTGGATGAGGATACTTGCCTTCGTTACATAGATCGCTTTTTAATGTTCTATATCCGAACTGCGGATAGACTTATGCGTACTTCGACATGGCTGGAACAGCTTGAAGGAGGAATCGATTATTTAAAGGACGTCATTATCAACGACCGATTGGGAATAAATTCTCAACTGGAAGCAGAGATGGAAAGTCTAGTCGACACTTATATCTGCGAGTGGAAGGATGTGGTCGAAGACCAAGAGAAACAGAAAAAATTCAAACATTTCGTGAACAGCCCGAATTCGGATTCTTCCGTAAAGTTCGTCGAAGAACGGGGACAAAAGCGCCCGGTCAGTCATCGAAATTTGGATTTAACTCCGGCTAAGTAG
- the nirD gene encoding nitrite reductase small subunit NirD has protein sequence MKTTIAEKIWFLVAPVSEFPEDGGTCAKVGDQQIAVFHFSSRNEWFACDNSCPHTGDMVLARGLIGDSAGEPKVACPLHKRNFSLRTGECLTGETYKIRTYPVIIEEGLVYIEIDAPLIDEHKTVKG, from the coding sequence ATGAAAACTACGATAGCAGAAAAGATATGGTTTTTGGTAGCGCCGGTATCGGAATTTCCCGAGGACGGCGGCACCTGCGCGAAGGTAGGCGATCAACAAATTGCCGTTTTCCATTTTAGCTCAAGAAATGAATGGTTTGCATGCGATAACTCCTGCCCGCATACGGGCGATATGGTATTAGCGAGAGGCCTGATCGGAGATTCGGCGGGAGAACCTAAAGTCGCATGTCCTTTACATAAACGTAATTTCTCTTTAAGAACCGGCGAATGCCTAACCGGCGAAACGTACAAAATAAGAACCTATCCGGTCATCATCGAAGAAGGATTAGTATACATCGAGATCGATGCGCCTCTAATCGATGAACATAAAACGGTAAAAGGATGA
- the cobA gene encoding uroporphyrinogen-III C-methyltransferase, with protein sequence MNAPGFKTPGDAGKIFLVGAGPGDPELLTVKAIKILRKAQVVLYDDLVSPKILHVCRKNTELIYVGKRLGQHSCLQDEINAKIADAAMRYDVVVRLKGGDPSIFGRVGEECAYLISRGFGCEIVAGITTGSAIAANLGFPLTHRDYAGEIVFLSGHRKEGQNSTGFRNLICKDKTIIVYMGLNSLGSIVDQLLEGGNSKSTFIAIVENATLPSERIVIGTLGTILEKVESEKIQSPALIVIGEVVRFYLEMKDAKERNLLKSVVA encoded by the coding sequence ATGAACGCCCCCGGATTCAAAACCCCCGGTGATGCGGGGAAGATCTTTCTTGTCGGCGCCGGGCCTGGAGATCCCGAACTTCTGACAGTTAAGGCTATTAAGATCCTCCGGAAGGCCCAAGTCGTTTTATATGATGATTTAGTATCTCCCAAAATCCTGCACGTCTGTAGGAAGAATACGGAATTAATCTATGTCGGTAAACGACTCGGGCAGCATAGCTGCCTCCAAGATGAAATTAACGCTAAGATAGCCGATGCAGCCATGCGCTACGATGTTGTGGTCCGCTTGAAGGGAGGAGATCCTTCCATATTCGGTCGAGTCGGGGAAGAATGCGCATATTTGATTTCACGAGGGTTTGGATGTGAAATCGTCGCAGGAATTACGACCGGGTCCGCAATCGCCGCAAATCTCGGATTTCCTCTAACTCATCGAGACTATGCGGGAGAGATCGTTTTTCTGTCGGGACACAGAAAGGAAGGTCAAAACTCGACCGGATTCCGCAATCTAATATGCAAAGATAAAACGATAATCGTCTATATGGGATTGAACTCTCTCGGATCGATTGTAGATCAACTTTTGGAAGGCGGAAATTCCAAATCGACCTTCATCGCGATCGTCGAGAATGCCACGCTGCCGTCGGAAAGAATTGTTATAGGAACCCTCGGCACCATTTTAGAAAAAGTAGAGAGCGAAAAAATTCAATCCCCCGCTTTGATCGTCATCGGCGAAGTGGTTCGTTTCTACCTCGAAATGAAGGACGCGAAGGAAAGAAATTTACTCAAGTCGGTAGTCGCTTAG
- a CDS encoding nitrate reductase: protein MQIQESYQTTCSYCGVGCGVLVRKSGPTDFTVQGDPDHPTNRGELCSKGMNLHYSAMDRSDRLLFPMVRPDRFSPLERVTWNSALNKAAAEFKRYIKEFGPDSVGFYVSGQLLTEEYYIINKLIKGFIGTNNIDTNSRLCMSSAVSGYKMAFGEDSVPVSYDDIESADCFLIAGANPAWCHPVVFRRIEARKKSDPSIKIIVVDPRRTETCENADIHLQIHPGTDIYLFHAIARILIENNWIDLEFIVYHTEGFDELKDKVFEKSLEEVSEICGVPAQLIYQTAEAINRSKGFLSLWAMGLNQSVVGVNKNLALINLSLITGKIGKPGSGPFSLTGQPNAMGGREVGGLCNLLPAHRELSNPEHRKEVAEFWGVDSVPAEPGFSAVEMFDSLRSGKMKAVWIVCTNPTVSLPDARTVESALRTAEFVVVQDISKDSAAIPFADVVLPAAGWGEKEGTMTSSDRRISFLPKFMEPPGEAMGDAWIIREFAKKMGFESFFSYKNEEEIFLEHCRLTTGTKIDISGLDYREIQNLRVAQWPYPTKGYSGSPRLFEDKIFYRPGGKARLHAVSFEDDSEKTNVEYPLVLTTGRIRDQWHSMTRTGKVRKLREHRREPNLEIHPSDALKYGIKEGTIVDVINSRGTVRTKASLTKSIKPGVVFLPMHWGKKSGSDQPRSNNLTSSSFDPHSKQPGFKIAAVKVLPYKKPKEKIVIVGGGSATLAFLKYYKAMAPQDEITVICREENPFYNRVLLPDYIGGEKEFGELLPSDQEEILSWDLNMIPNTSVTKIYIEGKKVRDSNGELHSYNKLILALGSSAIKSSLVPSSMTGIFSLRNKSDADRIRNYFVPGTWALIVGGGLLGLEIASVLVSTGIRVTLVVRTNRLMSKKLDLMGSELLREEIEARGIELIFDAEISKLEGTERISKVKLTNGKVLNPDGIIYAIGTKPNFEIAKDGGLSCGNGVIVDSFLRSSDPDIYSIGEVAEHENESYGTVSAVEDQAKIAAQHIFGYSFDEYEGSLHTHLLKVSGLDLVSVRLPNTPFEIKAEDKDEFEEITFIDRKKRIYKKCIIRNDRLVAAILIGDTSEFLKFKEWIASHIELGEKRKKLFLGGEFTKPLLGKVVCSCNGVGDGNILEAIYDGEHTLSGIGKRTGAGTGCGSCRSEISNLLKSVIQKV from the coding sequence ATGCAAATTCAGGAGTCATATCAGACCACTTGTTCTTATTGTGGGGTTGGTTGCGGAGTTCTTGTTCGTAAATCCGGTCCGACGGATTTTACGGTTCAAGGCGATCCGGATCATCCCACAAATCGAGGCGAGCTTTGTTCTAAAGGGATGAATTTGCATTATTCGGCGATGGATCGATCGGACCGATTGCTTTTTCCGATGGTTCGCCCGGATCGATTTTCTCCGTTGGAGAGAGTGACTTGGAACTCGGCTTTAAATAAAGCCGCCGCCGAATTCAAAAGATACATAAAAGAGTTCGGTCCCGATTCGGTAGGCTTTTATGTATCCGGACAACTACTTACCGAAGAGTATTATATTATAAATAAATTAATAAAGGGATTTATAGGAACGAATAATATCGATACTAACTCGAGATTATGTATGAGTTCCGCCGTGTCCGGCTATAAGATGGCGTTCGGAGAAGATAGCGTTCCCGTTAGTTACGACGATATCGAGTCGGCAGATTGTTTTTTAATTGCGGGGGCTAATCCTGCCTGGTGCCATCCGGTCGTTTTTAGAAGAATCGAAGCCAGAAAGAAGAGCGATCCAAGTATTAAAATCATAGTAGTCGATCCGAGAAGAACCGAAACCTGCGAAAACGCGGATATTCATCTGCAGATTCATCCTGGAACGGATATCTATCTGTTTCATGCAATTGCAAGAATCTTAATAGAGAATAATTGGATTGATCTAGAATTTATCGTTTATCATACGGAAGGATTCGACGAACTCAAGGACAAAGTATTTGAAAAGAGCCTGGAGGAAGTCTCGGAGATTTGCGGCGTTCCCGCTCAACTTATATATCAGACCGCGGAGGCGATCAACCGTTCAAAAGGATTTTTATCCTTATGGGCAATGGGATTGAATCAGAGCGTTGTCGGTGTGAACAAGAATCTAGCTTTAATCAATCTTTCCTTAATTACAGGTAAGATAGGGAAACCGGGATCGGGGCCGTTTTCGTTGACAGGTCAACCGAATGCGATGGGCGGAAGAGAAGTCGGAGGATTATGCAATTTATTGCCCGCTCATCGTGAACTGAGTAATCCTGAGCATCGAAAAGAAGTCGCGGAGTTTTGGGGTGTAGACTCCGTTCCCGCAGAGCCCGGTTTTAGCGCCGTCGAAATGTTCGATAGCTTGAGGTCCGGGAAGATGAAGGCGGTCTGGATCGTTTGCACGAATCCGACGGTAAGTCTTCCCGATGCAAGGACCGTGGAGTCCGCTCTCAGAACGGCCGAATTCGTAGTTGTGCAAGATATTTCCAAAGATTCCGCAGCCATACCTTTTGCCGACGTTGTATTACCTGCGGCAGGTTGGGGTGAAAAGGAGGGAACGATGACCAGTTCTGATCGTCGAATTTCTTTTCTTCCAAAATTTATGGAGCCGCCCGGCGAGGCTATGGGCGATGCCTGGATCATTCGAGAATTCGCCAAAAAAATGGGTTTTGAATCTTTCTTTTCCTATAAGAACGAAGAGGAAATTTTTTTAGAGCATTGTCGTTTAACAACTGGAACTAAGATCGATATTTCCGGACTAGATTACCGTGAAATTCAGAATTTGCGGGTTGCTCAATGGCCATATCCTACAAAAGGCTATTCGGGCAGTCCTAGATTATTCGAGGATAAAATCTTCTATCGACCGGGTGGCAAGGCAAGACTTCATGCGGTCAGCTTTGAAGATGATTCCGAAAAAACGAACGTCGAGTATCCTCTAGTTTTGACGACGGGTAGGATTCGAGACCAATGGCATTCAATGACTCGAACCGGAAAAGTTCGAAAATTAAGGGAGCATAGGAGAGAACCGAACCTTGAAATACATCCTTCCGATGCATTGAAATATGGAATTAAGGAAGGGACGATAGTCGATGTGATCAATTCCCGTGGAACCGTTAGAACGAAAGCGAGTCTGACTAAATCTATCAAGCCCGGCGTCGTATTTTTGCCGATGCATTGGGGCAAAAAAAGCGGCTCGGATCAACCGAGATCGAATAATCTTACTAGTTCCTCTTTTGATCCTCATTCGAAGCAACCCGGTTTCAAAATTGCAGCAGTTAAGGTCCTTCCGTATAAAAAACCGAAGGAGAAAATCGTCATTGTCGGAGGCGGGAGCGCTACATTAGCTTTTTTGAAATATTATAAAGCTATGGCTCCTCAAGATGAGATTACCGTAATTTGCCGAGAGGAGAACCCGTTTTATAACAGAGTTTTATTACCGGATTATATCGGGGGTGAAAAGGAATTCGGGGAACTCCTACCCAGTGATCAGGAGGAAATTCTCTCCTGGGATTTGAATATGATTCCAAACACATCGGTAACTAAGATTTATATCGAGGGAAAGAAAGTTCGGGATTCGAATGGTGAATTGCATTCTTATAATAAACTGATATTAGCTCTCGGGAGTTCCGCGATAAAATCTTCGTTGGTGCCTTCGTCGATGACCGGGATTTTTAGTCTTCGAAACAAGTCAGATGCGGATCGGATTCGCAATTATTTCGTACCTGGAACTTGGGCACTGATCGTAGGCGGCGGTCTGCTGGGATTGGAAATAGCTTCCGTTCTCGTCTCAACGGGAATTCGTGTAACGCTAGTCGTTAGAACGAATAGATTGATGTCGAAGAAATTGGATTTAATGGGAAGCGAATTGCTACGCGAAGAAATTGAAGCACGAGGAATAGAGCTTATTTTCGACGCCGAAATTTCTAAATTGGAAGGAACCGAAAGAATTTCCAAAGTAAAGTTAACTAACGGCAAGGTTCTTAATCCTGACGGAATAATTTACGCGATCGGCACTAAACCGAATTTCGAAATTGCGAAAGATGGCGGTTTATCCTGCGGAAACGGAGTGATCGTGGATTCTTTTTTAAGGTCCAGTGATCCCGATATTTATTCGATTGGCGAGGTGGCCGAACACGAGAATGAGAGTTACGGAACCGTATCGGCGGTCGAGGATCAAGCTAAAATAGCCGCTCAGCATATCTTCGGATATTCGTTCGACGAATACGAAGGATCTCTTCATACGCATCTACTCAAAGTATCCGGGCTGGATCTAGTTTCGGTCAGATTGCCGAACACTCCCTTCGAAATAAAGGCAGAGGATAAGGATGAGTTCGAAGAGATCACGTTTATAGATCGTAAAAAACGAATCTATAAAAAATGCATTATTCGAAACGACCGCCTTGTCGCCGCCATTTTGATCGGAGATACTTCCGAATTCCTTAAATTTAAAGAGTGGATTGCATCCCACATTGAGCTGGGAGAAAAAAGGAAGAAACTCTTTTTAGGAGGAGAATTTACTAAGCCGCTATTGGGAAAAGTCGTCTGCTCTTGTAACGGTGTCGGAGACGGAAATATTTTGGAAGCTATTTATGACGGTGAGCACACTTTATCGGGAATCGGTAAGCGAACTGGAGCCGGAACCGGTTGCGGAAGCTGCCGCTCGGAAATCTCCAATCTTTTAAAAAGCGTCATACAAAAGGTATAA
- a CDS encoding ABC transporter ATP-binding protein codes for MEKSENTNFVQISNVHQIFGSGKNRYYALAGIDLNIAQGEFVSIIGHSGCGKSTLLNLVAGLITPTSGKVEVEGVAITRPGLDRAVVFQSHSLLPWLTVEENVRVAVDSVYPERDKGFRKAEALKFVEMVNLSAHSKKKPSEISGGMKQRVGIARAFATNPKVLLLDEPFGALDALTRGKMQDELSSIWEQFRKTVIMITHDIDEALYLSDRIILMSNGPKATIDRILNVRFPRKRDRESILEDPSYNELRKEMLHYLIQASHQDSVA; via the coding sequence ATGGAAAAATCGGAAAATACAAATTTCGTTCAGATTAGTAATGTGCATCAAATTTTCGGATCGGGGAAGAATCGTTACTATGCGTTAGCCGGGATAGATTTGAATATTGCACAAGGGGAGTTTGTAAGCATTATCGGTCATTCAGGATGCGGTAAATCAACTTTATTGAATCTAGTCGCCGGTTTAATAACTCCTACTTCGGGAAAAGTCGAAGTGGAAGGTGTTGCGATTACAAGGCCCGGCTTAGATCGAGCCGTTGTCTTTCAGTCGCACTCCTTACTTCCCTGGTTAACCGTCGAAGAAAACGTGAGAGTTGCGGTAGATAGCGTTTATCCGGAGCGCGATAAAGGGTTCAGAAAAGCGGAAGCCCTGAAGTTCGTGGAAATGGTGAATTTATCCGCGCACTCTAAGAAAAAGCCTTCGGAAATTTCGGGCGGTATGAAGCAAAGGGTCGGGATCGCTAGAGCTTTCGCCACAAACCCTAAGGTCCTACTATTGGATGAGCCGTTCGGAGCACTTGATGCGTTAACTAGAGGGAAAATGCAGGACGAGTTAAGTTCGATTTGGGAACAGTTCCGCAAAACCGTAATTATGATCACTCACGATATCGATGAAGCGCTTTATCTATCGGATAGAATTATTTTAATGTCTAACGGACCTAAGGCGACGATCGATAGGATTTTGAACGTCCGCTTTCCTCGAAAAAGGGATAGGGAGTCGATATTAGAGGATCCATCTTACAACGAATTGAGAAAAGAAATGCTTCATTATCTAATCCAGGCCAGTCATCAAGATTCGGTTGCATAG
- the ntrB gene encoding nitrate ABC transporter permease: MNTIEMQSVPVASSVLDSTDKLNSLEFGTAVDSERSASIKNTVMSILLPGFALLIFGIVWQFYSQMQDVTLPGPIQTIVESKDLILHPWFDNGANDKGIGWQLLSSLQRVGIGYSCAAFVGIILGILIGKSSLAFKAVDPIFQVLRTIPPLGWLPISLAAFNKAGPSAVFVIFITSLWPIIINTSVGIMRIPKDYENISKVYQINGMRYFYKILLPAAAPYIFTGLRISIGMAWLAIVAAEMLTGGVGIGFFIWDSWNSSRLSDLLVALVFVGLVGLLLDRGMGFVGKFFGSKSEV, from the coding sequence ATGAATACGATCGAGATGCAATCTGTTCCGGTAGCTTCATCTGTCTTGGATTCCACGGATAAGCTAAACTCGCTTGAATTCGGAACCGCAGTCGATTCGGAGCGTTCGGCTTCGATAAAGAATACGGTCATGTCGATTCTATTACCCGGTTTCGCTTTGCTGATTTTCGGAATTGTCTGGCAGTTTTATTCCCAAATGCAGGATGTTACGCTGCCCGGGCCGATCCAAACGATAGTGGAGTCGAAAGATCTCATACTTCATCCTTGGTTCGATAACGGGGCAAACGATAAAGGAATCGGCTGGCAATTACTTTCCTCATTGCAAAGGGTAGGTATCGGTTATTCATGCGCGGCTTTTGTGGGAATAATTCTAGGGATTTTGATCGGTAAATCGAGTTTAGCTTTTAAGGCCGTGGATCCGATTTTTCAAGTTTTACGGACGATTCCCCCTTTAGGATGGCTTCCGATATCCTTGGCGGCATTCAACAAGGCGGGACCCTCCGCGGTTTTCGTTATCTTCATAACTTCGCTTTGGCCGATTATCATCAACACTTCGGTTGGGATTATGCGGATTCCGAAGGATTACGAGAATATCTCGAAAGTATATCAAATTAATGGAATGCGATATTTCTATAAGATTTTGTTACCGGCAGCGGCCCCTTATATTTTTACGGGATTGCGAATTTCGATCGGTATGGCTTGGCTTGCGATCGTGGCCGCCGAAATGCTGACTGGAGGAGTCGGAATCGGATTCTTTATTTGGGATTCCTGGAACAGCTCAAGGTTAAGCGACTTGCTCGTTGCACTTGTTTTCGTAGGGCTTGTAGGTTTGCTTTTGGATCGAGGGATGGGGTTCGTGGGAAAATTCTTCGGGAGTAAGTCCGAAGTTTAA